The genomic window TGTGTTCCTGTGGGTCCGTCAATAGGTCTCTGCAATATGAAAAGTACTACATATCAGCATTCAacaaaatagtagaattaggGGAATTAGATTTCTTTGTATCATATAAGAAGTCACCATCATGAATTGTATGACTCAAGCATCAAGCAGATTCATTTCCTATATGACAAAGATGAAGACAAAATCTAAACTGTGGATTACATTAGCTACATTTACTGATGTTATATAATGAATTATAGGATTTTGATTTGATGCATTCATCAGTTCTGGGACTAATGGTGTATTTGTCAAGGTTTGTAACATTTGGTATTAGAGCAGGCTCCACTTCTCAAGCTCAAGTCATGGGAAAGTAGGCCTCCCAGAGCAGAGAGAAAACTGCCTCAAAATAGAGAAACAGGTTATCTACCACTACAGTGAGAGCTGCATTAGAAAGGTCCACTTAAAGCAAAGTGTGACATATCTAAAGTTGGGGAAAGGATTACCTACCCCCACGGTAAAAGATGCCCACAGTGAGGTTTGTCAATCACACTGGCTCTGAGAGCATGGTGATGTATGTGGCTTTGATTTGATGTGTTACCCTACTCTTAGGGCTTCTAGTGTACTGTGTACCAAATTAAGGTTCAATTCACCAATGACAAAGAATGAGGTCTTCGTGATCAACATCTTGGTAACCTAGGTAGCCAAGATTAGGACTCTGGGAGTATTTGTTCTCAGGAAGGAATCTACCCATTTTTTGAGAGAAGTAAAATATCCTCCTAAGCTAATGATCACTGTAATTGTATTATTAGGACTGTGGAAGTAGCAATTCTCAACGACTTCCTAAGCTAATTACAATGTGAACTACTATAAACTGATCAAGTATTTTAGTAAATTATTTACTACAATGTAAGTAGTGATTAAAAGATGTTTAATTAGAAAGACTATAAGATGTTTTTGCACAGTAGTTAGGCTGTATGCTTAGCTTATCCTAGTGTCACTTATAGATATTGATTGGAGGGACataattaaagttatttaaCAAGTGTTtcattgtattattatttaatgataataattaacTGGTTTATTATTTAACTGAGTTAATTTGTGGAATGATAAGTAGTTAGAGTCAAGATTAAGGAAAGCCTAGAGATTCTACTTCTTGCTGATTAGTACAAAATGAGAGAGAGGACCTTTAAAGGAAAAATCCTGTAGATGCTCCTTGGTTTGCATCTTAGGGTTCTTACAGGCCATAGTTTCCATCTCTTTATCTTCTCCAAGGTTCATTGGAGCAAAGCTCTCAAGGTTCTGAAGAAATGAGATTTTATTCAACTTCTTCGGCTTCAACAAacctctttttcttctctttctatGCATGACTTTTCTGATTTCAATTGGGTTAGACAGAAATGTTTGAAATGCCTTATTgacaatgaagaaaattatttatcctGAAAAAGGGTCCCACATCGCCATGTGGCAGTGAACCATGATATATTCTGGTTCATCTGACCATCCAGACTCTGCATGCCCTATGATCCTTGATCAAAAGGGGTATTGACTCTGCTCAGCACCATCCTCTCTGCAACTTCCAGGCTCTCAAGCCCACTTATGTAGGGTCCTGGTGCAATTGCCTTTGCAGATGACTAGACGGTGACAACTGCATCTAGTACTGCACCTTGTGCCTCTATATGATTCAGACATGGTCCCGCCACTGGCTTCTGAGGAAGTCACCACCATCCACATGTAGAGCCAGGGAGAGTGTTGCACCAATGATAGCTATAAACTCAACTAGTGTAGAGCCAACTTTAACTCAGTTAGAGTCGTCTATAAATAATCTTCATAACCCAATAATGATAGACACAGAAAATGGAATATTCAACGTGTAACAACCCCCTCCCTCCATGTTGATATTGTGCACTCTAGGCTCAATAGaccctcacaactttaaaacttGTCTATAGAGTTAAGAGGAGCCCAATACATATATAGTATCAAGAACTTCTCCTAATAAATGTGAGGTATCACAATCTCACACACCCCCACGGCTTTAAAATATGTCTAAACAATTAAAAGAAGCCTATTACATGTATAATGTCATGAACTTTTTCCAATACATCACACAATAGGAGTGTTAGACCTATACAATGATTGTGTCCTGAACATTGATAGTGTTGTGAAATCTATAAGGGAAATGTGTCCTCAATATTGATAGTATAAGTGAAATTAAATGTAAAACTAATGTACTAACATGtgaaattttttacaaattagtTTGTCAGTCATGCTTTGTATTAATTTCTTCACtttgtgttttctctatttcaaCCTACATGACATGTCTTCAATCCTATATGAAGATACTTCCACAATGaatttagttatttttcaagggaaaaacaattccaaaaGACAGTTATAGACAGTGTCAGTTGGATGTAGAAATGAAAATTCTGTATATTCTTAGAATAAGGCATCGTTCTCATAATTGGCAACTAGTTTCCCAAGGTGATAGGCAGGTCTGCGCCTGAAAATGTGAAATACCCCAACAACTCTGAGGCTGTGTTCTTTCATCTACATGAGATGAAACGGTGATTTCAGTCTCCTCCAGCAAGGTCTAAACCTGTGGTGAATTCTGGCACCTGTTTATCCTAGGGTTTTCACTATTGCCAAGTAAGTCACGTTCAGAGGAATACATTTGAGAAGGAATTCATTAACTGACTTCTGTGTGACTAGAGATACCAGTGATGGAGATCATTAGCCTACTATGGTGTAGCATTACAATATATGATTGATAGGAGAGGGTAGTATGGAAAGCTATCTAAGTTTGATGATGTGACAAAGGGGGATCCATACAAAAATACAGGGGCAGGATTATCCAAGCTTTCTCAAAGAGAGATGGACTCCTGGGTGGCTAATGGTCAGAGATGGTCATGGAGATATGGTCATTGGGTGTTGAAGACTGTGTATCTCACTAGAATAACTCTTTATTGTAAAAGTCTAGAGCAGCAAATAAGAAAGCTGATAAGCTGGCTAAAAAAGGAACCACTTCCCTTGACTTTGATAGAGATGCCATGTTCTCTGTGATTTTAGTGGATTCCTTGGGATTGGGAAGCCTAGGTGGTTTCTTTGGGgagttttttcccttttatagattcatttacattttttgttctgaaggatttctcatccttcttttgtagaTCTTTCCATTTTTAATACTACTGCAAGAATAGTTTCttacacaaaaagaaaaggataaacAGAGACTAATGCATTCCTAAGAAGCTAGAAGTCAAATGGAGGAGCACAAGAACAAGATGATTGAAAATTAGTTGAAATGGTTTGATAAAATTCAACAAGGAGTAATACTTCACAATATATGCCAATTGGAAGGAATAATCATCAGCTCATATTGATTGTGTATGACATGGGAAATATCAAACTGAGATTAAATAATgattgtggaaaaaaaatatttgcctATGATTCTATAAAAGGTGTCTCTAGGTAGAGCAAAATGGTGAGGACAGATCAGTGTCATCAGAACCAAATAGTTAAACAAGACTGTTATACATTCTTGTTACTTATCCACTATATAGACCctcttagccaagtatgggtCCTCATCTTTTATCATATATCACCAACAATCATCCAAATATTGAGTGCATGGTAGTGTGAGTGAGTAGAAAAGCCACATGACTTTAATTGGTTATGGAACTAGAGAAAGAAGGGCTAGGAAACATTGACCAATTGTATATGTAAAATAAGTCAAAGTAACAAACAAACCTGTCTTCTTGGTTCAAAGCGTATAGTCAAAGTATGTACAAGGAATGGATCTAATGGTGGATCATCTGGTTTCACAGGGCGGAAGGAAGAAAATGGTACTCTGACCTGCAAAATACAATAGGAGAAAATATGAAGATTATATTCAAATGCAGCTAAGCAAAAATCTAAAAGCATGATAGGGTCTTTGGTTGAACCACAAGTTTTCTATATAAGGGAAAGAGAATACTTACCCTACAAAATCCCACTTTTGTGCTAATCCTTGCAAAATACATTTTGCTTTGCGTTGTATCTGCTGATGGACCAGCttcaagaattaaaatataagatcTTCCATTCCCACCAACAGATAGAACTAGACCTTCATATCTGACCAAAATGATTTTGATTATGGAAGCCATGACGAGATTTGCAGCTCAAAAAAtggataagaaaataaaacgCCTTAATAGTAGCTGGCTCTAGCAAGAACAAGAGCTCAGAGATAATGCAAGTATTATATACCTGTCAAGAGTGCGCCCAAGAGGAAGTGAAAGCTTTTTTGACAGCTCCACGTACCCTCCTCTGGTGAAAACATACCCTGTATTATACAACAAAAAACAGAGCTTAGACTTTTAGAACTTTCCCGTGTTACAGTTGCATAACTGGAACaaattattaagatttttttaagtCGTTTTCCCTCTTTCATCCCCCATAGATACAGCCAAATCTTGTGCATAAATGCATACATTTCTGAGGAATTTGATGGAAGTAAGGAGATGGCGATGACGTAAATGCCACAAAAAGTGCATGTGCTATAGTTGAGCTGATGTCCAGTAGTTTTACCTGAGAAAACAGCATCTCCAGTCTCCATGAATTCAAATTTAGCATCCATTCCTCCATCATACTTAGCAGCAATCACATCCTGGAAGTAGGTTCCTTGTCGAATTTCCCACCCATTCAATGAATCTACTGATTTGAACTTTGCAAGCAGCAGCTTGCTTTTGCTACTTTTTCCTGCCCGGAGCTGTGCTAGTTTATTGTTGTAGTCCTGCAAATTTGTGGTAGACCTCAGTTTTGGCGAGCAATATCCTAAAGAAGCAGTAGAACCCCTCATGGAGTCTATGTGTTGCGTGGACTTTGAAAATCTTGGGAATGCAAAGCAGCGACATCACCATAATGATCATTATATAATAGATATtgctttatttgaaaaatgtttaatTTCTCAAAGTCTGAAGAAAAAACATGTAGGCAGATGAATTCATTCAAATCCCAGGAAAAACAGAATGGACTCTCTCAAATTGGAAAGGTGGGTGGAAGAGAGAGCTAAAGAAGAGTGACAAACCTGAAATGCTTTGGTGGCATTGTAAACTCCTTGATAATCAACTCTGTTGAGATCCCCGGTGATGGCAGAGCGGGCAGTGgcacaatatattattttgttgcaACCTTCAACAGCAGCCTTGACAGCGTCCGGATCACCTACATCCCCGATCGCGATCTCTACTGACCTTGGAAGCATGTCCACCACTTCTTGATCCGCCTTCCTCACTAAAGCCTGAATGCAGAATCAATCAAAAGTGAAGCTAGGCTAAATTCAGGGTTAAGAGTTGGAAATAAGGGGATTTTGATACAGAGAAGCGGCTTCAAGACCTTGACAGTGTAACCTCTGAGCATGAGCTTGCGGACAACGATGCGGCCGATACGGCTGGTGGCACCAACGACAAGGACAGTGGTGTTCTGAGCACCAGGGATGGCGAACTCACACATGGGACCACCCTCCCTTATGAGCAGAGTCTCCTCATCGGTGCGAGTGGTCCTCGATATCTGCCCCAATCCAGAGAACTTCCGCCACACCTCATCGAATATCTGGCGCGATTTCCGTCCTAAACCAACCGGATTCACGTCGTCTAAGCTTATCATAGAAACAGAAGCCTGCTGCAGTTGCTgttcttgttcttgttcttgttcttgtttGTCCTTTCcaccatcatcatcttcttcttcgtcGGGgcgtttcttcttcttccgctTATTGTCCTTGCCAGCGGTCTCGGCGGAAGCAGCCCTAGGGACAAGCAAGGGAGAGCGGGTGTGAGGGCGCCATCGAGTAGCAAATGGCTCCCAATTGGAGTTCGGGAGGGAAACCATTCCCACATCCGAACATCTCATCCATTTCTGGTGGTGGTGGGCATTGGTATTACTGAGGACCGCGGCGGTTGTGGTGGCAGAGGTTGCAGCCATGGTCATGTTGTTGGAGAGTTGCAGGTACCATCAACTCCTTCAACTACTCCATTAAGCAACCATATGTACATAGAAATTCCATGCCACAACTCGTAATTGGATAATTTCATCCCTAACATTTTTCCAAgagataaattagaaaaagacgAGGAATGGTTGATTGATTGGCTAGAGTTTGGCGGAGCTCCGACTTTAGATTTCCAGCCACAAATTCTAATGTGCCACCAGCTACAGACTACAGCCAGCTGACGTGCCACGTCCTTTCTTCTACATTCACACAAGGGTTatgctttgttttttgtttttttaaatttgttttaataaaagcggaagaaattttttctagtttttttaaatttcgatttttaaaaataattaatttttttggacGAATAAATCGGAAAAACGAACTCCGacacaaaattttatttcaaaatataattttatttgaatttgattAGCAAGAGGTCATCCGTAACTACCATTTGTAAATTCTAATAAGCTCTAAATATCATAAAAGAATAATGTAATCCTATAAGAGATATTAAGATGGCAATGGCATGAAAGAGAAATGAATGGATGCAGTTTTTAGATCATGCTacttattttttccttcttcaaataaaaaagggCAATTCTAcaaaggaaaaaccaaaaaaggggGTCAACATTAagggaggaaaataaaataaaaataaaaacaaaaccccAAAAAGGACAAAAGTAAAGAAAGAGGAGAACAACCTGAGACTGAGACTAAGCTCCCTCCCAAATTCCTTTGTAAGCAAACATTTTTAGACAGATTAGAACAATTATAGTACAGTCCCAACCTAGGATGGGATGGACACATCTTGGTTGGAATACAAGAGGATAAAATGAAAGAATCACAGAATGGGGGAGCCACAGACAGACACAACACTATCAGTACTTCTACTCCAAAGAGGGCATTGGTTAGCAACTGTGGAACAAGAGGGCACCTCTCACCTTCTGCTCTGCTCTGCTCTGCTCTATTAACtcaaactttttttcttcttttctttttttccttctgttTTCCTTTCTTGGGGAGAATTCTGATATTGCATTGGAGATATGAATGAAAGAATTGTTCCCTACCCAGTGATTATTAACCAATCTGCTATACTTCACTTGCTTCAGCCCCAGATGGTTGTAGACCTGCCACTTTTGTCCTCGCAACCTGGTTCCGAACAGTCCCTTAGCAGAGTAGCACAAAACTATAACCTACCAccctctctctctatctatctgGAAGCTTTTCTCCAAGACGTCCATTTTTTTATGTACAAATTGGTCATCCAGCATTACCAGCAACCTCTGCAGCTCTCTGTCTCATCATCTCCATCACAGCAGCTCTTCGCCTAGAATCAGACTGCTGCTGCAGCCTCCTCAAATGCTCCTTCAGATCTCTGAATGAGTTAAGATAAAGTATAAGATTTATATGTGATATTCATAGACAATATTTAAGATGGCATTGACCACAAGTTGACAACTACAAACCTGCAACGTGGTACATGGCATTCAGATTCCTTGCAAGCTCGAGCATGAAGTTGAAGGAGATACCACATTTTCTTGCAGAGAAGACAACCACCAGACGCCCGTGTTTTGCATTGTATCCCATGGCGGAAAAGGCCCTTCACTTTGCGACAGTTTGGATATTGACAATGTGGAGAACGGCATTGAGATGCATGCACCAGTAGATCAAGCATTTTTCTTAGCTGCAGTGTCAAATAACCAAATAATGTCAGGCCTTTGTAGAAAGATGATAATATTCCAATAATGCATGCACAGAGCAAGATCCCCCATGTTCATTTCTCTCTGAGGACTGCACAGGAGGGGATTGAAGTGACGGAAATTAATTGGAAAACTATTCAACAAGTTGTAATTTAAGACATGCAGTgtcttatgtaaaaaaaaaaaaaaaaatctatttaaattgTTGAATCAAAGAGAAATCATTTCTATATTAATTAATGGCATCCTTATCCTCACTCATCTCAAAATCAAGTGATCATCTTTTCATTCTAAGCA from Vitis vinifera cultivar Pinot Noir 40024 chromosome 9, ASM3070453v1 includes these protein-coding regions:
- the LOC100256501 gene encoding protein HIGH CHLOROPHYLL FLUORESCENCE PHENOTYPE 173, chloroplastic isoform X1 — protein: MTMAATSATTTAAVLSNTNAHHHQKWMRCSDVGMVSLPNSNWEPFATRWRPHTRSPLLVPRAASAETAGKDNKRKKKKRPDEEEDDDGGKDKQEQEQEQEQQLQQASVSMISLDDVNPVGLGRKSRQIFDEVWRKFSGLGQISRTTRTDEETLLIREGGPMCEFAIPGAQNTTVLVVGATSRIGRIVVRKLMLRGYTVKALVRKADQEVVDMLPRSVEIAIGDVGDPDAVKAAVEGCNKIIYCATARSAITGDLNRVDYQGVYNATKAFQDYNNKLAQLRAGKSSKSKLLLAKFKSVDSLNGWEIRQGTYFQDVIAAKYDGGMDAKFEFMETGDAVFSGYVFTRGGYVELSKKLSLPLGRTLDRYEGLVLSVGGNGRSYILILEAGPSADTTQSKMYFARISTKVGFCRVRVPFSSFRPVKPDDPPLDPFLVHTLTIRFEPRRQRPIDGPTGTQQDLRSFKLIMEYIKALPTGQETDFILVSCTGLGIEPTRREQVLKAKKAGEDSLRRSGLGYTIIRPGPLKEEPGGQRALIFDQGNRISQGISCADVADICVKALHDSTARNKSFDVCYEYVAEQGKELYELVAHLPDKANNYLTPAMSVLEKNT
- the LOC100256501 gene encoding protein HIGH CHLOROPHYLL FLUORESCENCE PHENOTYPE 173, chloroplastic isoform X2, which codes for MTMAATSATTTAAVLSNTNAHHHQKWMRCSDVGMVSLPNSNWEPFATRWRPHTRSPLLVPRAASAETAGKDNKRKKKKRPDEEEDDDGGKDKQEQEQEQEQQLQQASVSMISLDDVNPVGLGRKSRQIFDEVWRKFSGLGQISRTTRTDEETLLIREGGPMCEFAIPGAQNTTVLVVGATSRIGRIVVRKLMLRGYTVKALVRKADQEVVDMLPRSVEIAIGDVGDPDAVKAAVEGCNKIIYCATARSAITGDLNRVDYQGVYNATKAFQDYNNKLAQLRAGKSSKSKLLLAKFKSVDSLNGWEIRQGTYFQDVIAAKYDGGMDAKFEFMETGDAVFSGYVFTRGGYVELSKKLSLPLGRTLDRYEGLVLSVGGNGRSYILILEAGPSADTTQSKMYFARISTKVGFCRVRVPFSSFRPVKPDDPPLDPFLVHTLTIRFEPRRQTGQETDFILVSCTGLGIEPTRREQVLKAKKAGEDSLRRSGLGYTIIRPGPLKEEPGGQRALIFDQGNRISQGISCADVADICVKALHDSTARNKSFDVCYEYVAEQGKELYELVAHLPDKANNYLTPAMSVLEKNT